One region of Cuculus canorus isolate bCucCan1 chromosome 6, bCucCan1.pri, whole genome shotgun sequence genomic DNA includes:
- the HAT1 gene encoding histone acetyltransferase type B catalytic subunit isoform X1, translating into MAGLMPVEKKLAEYKCNTNEAIQLKLVRFPEDLEDENTTFNPEFSHQVFGDNEVAFGYKGLKILLYYIAGNLSTLFRIEYTSKVNEKFDCVEADDVESKIREIIPPGFCTNTDDFVSLLEKEVNFKPFGMLLHTYSVHNEEAGEDITYQIYKADMTCPGFREYHERLQTFLMWFIETASFIDVDDERWNYFLVFEKYNKDGATLFATVGYMTVYNYYVYPDKTRPRVSQMLILPPFQGEGHGAQLLETVHRYYMSSPTVLDITAEDPSENYVKLRDFVHVKLCQDLLCFSPGKLMQGFSQEMVMEAQQKLKINKQHTRRVYEILRLRATDMGDAEQSRSYRLDIKRRLIGPYKKKQRELAKMRRCLRPEELTNQLNQIDLNMQHEQLEESFQQLVSDYRRVLERLAQA; encoded by the exons ATGGCGG GCCTTATGCCTGTGGAGAAGAAGCTGGCTGAATACAAGTGTAATACAAATGAAGCAATTCAGCTGAAATtag ttcgCTTTCCTGAGGATTTGGAGGATGAAAACACAACATTTAATCCAGAATTTAGCCATCAAGTGTTTGGAGACAA tgAGGTTGCCTTTGGCTACAAGGGACTGAAGATCCTCTTGTACTATATCGCTGGTAACCTGTCAACGCTCTTCCGCATCGAGTATACGTCTAAAGTTAATGAAAAGTTTGACTGTGTGGAG GCAGATGATGTGGAAAGTAAAATTAGAGAAATCATTCCTCCTGGTTTTTGCACAAACACAGATGACTTTGTGTCACTGCTGGAGAAAGAGGTCAACTTCAAGCCCTTTGGAATGCTGCTACACACATATTCTGTCCATAAtgaggaagctggtgaagataTAACATATCAGATATACAAG GCTGACATGACATGTCCAGGCTTTCGAGAATATCATGAAAGGCTTCAGACGTTCTTGATGTGGTTTATTGAAACTGCTAGCTTTATTGATGTAGATGATGAAAGATGGAACTACTTTCTAGT ATTTGAGAAGTATAATAAGGATGGAGCTACGCTCTTTGCGACCGTAGGCTACATGACAGTCTATAATTACTATGTGTACCCAGACAAAACCCGGCCACGTGTAAG CCAGATGCTGATCTTGCCACCGTTCCAAGGAGAAGGCCATGGTGCTCAGCTTCTTGAAACAGTTCATAGATACTATATGTCTTCTCCTACAGTACTTGATATAACAG ctgAAGATCCATCTGAAAACTATGTGAAGCTCAGAGACTTTGTTCATGTAAAGCTCTGTCAAgatttactttgcttttccccaggaaaatTAATGCAGGGTTTCAGTCAAGAAATGGTGATGGAAGCTCaacaaaaacttaaaataaataag CAACACACAAGACGAGTTTATGAAATTCTCCGATTGCGTGCAACAGATATGGGTGATGCAGAACAGTCCAGAAGCTATCGGTTGGACATTAAAAGAAGACTGATTGGCCCCTACAAG AAAAAGCAGCGAGAACTTGCCAAGATGAGAAGGTGTCTAAGACCAGAGGAGCTGACGAATCAGTTGAACCAAATAGACCTAAACATGCAACATGAACAGCTAGAAGAGAGCTTCCAGCAACTTGTTTCAGATTACAGGAGAGTCCTAGAACGACTCGCACAAGCATGA
- the HAT1 gene encoding histone acetyltransferase type B catalytic subunit isoform X2, whose amino-acid sequence MPVEKKLAEYKCNTNEAIQLKLVRFPEDLEDENTTFNPEFSHQVFGDNEVAFGYKGLKILLYYIAGNLSTLFRIEYTSKVNEKFDCVEADDVESKIREIIPPGFCTNTDDFVSLLEKEVNFKPFGMLLHTYSVHNEEAGEDITYQIYKADMTCPGFREYHERLQTFLMWFIETASFIDVDDERWNYFLVFEKYNKDGATLFATVGYMTVYNYYVYPDKTRPRVSQMLILPPFQGEGHGAQLLETVHRYYMSSPTVLDITAEDPSENYVKLRDFVHVKLCQDLLCFSPGKLMQGFSQEMVMEAQQKLKINKQHTRRVYEILRLRATDMGDAEQSRSYRLDIKRRLIGPYKKKQRELAKMRRCLRPEELTNQLNQIDLNMQHEQLEESFQQLVSDYRRVLERLAQA is encoded by the exons ATGCCTGTGGAGAAGAAGCTGGCTGAATACAAGTGTAATACAAATGAAGCAATTCAGCTGAAATtag ttcgCTTTCCTGAGGATTTGGAGGATGAAAACACAACATTTAATCCAGAATTTAGCCATCAAGTGTTTGGAGACAA tgAGGTTGCCTTTGGCTACAAGGGACTGAAGATCCTCTTGTACTATATCGCTGGTAACCTGTCAACGCTCTTCCGCATCGAGTATACGTCTAAAGTTAATGAAAAGTTTGACTGTGTGGAG GCAGATGATGTGGAAAGTAAAATTAGAGAAATCATTCCTCCTGGTTTTTGCACAAACACAGATGACTTTGTGTCACTGCTGGAGAAAGAGGTCAACTTCAAGCCCTTTGGAATGCTGCTACACACATATTCTGTCCATAAtgaggaagctggtgaagataTAACATATCAGATATACAAG GCTGACATGACATGTCCAGGCTTTCGAGAATATCATGAAAGGCTTCAGACGTTCTTGATGTGGTTTATTGAAACTGCTAGCTTTATTGATGTAGATGATGAAAGATGGAACTACTTTCTAGT ATTTGAGAAGTATAATAAGGATGGAGCTACGCTCTTTGCGACCGTAGGCTACATGACAGTCTATAATTACTATGTGTACCCAGACAAAACCCGGCCACGTGTAAG CCAGATGCTGATCTTGCCACCGTTCCAAGGAGAAGGCCATGGTGCTCAGCTTCTTGAAACAGTTCATAGATACTATATGTCTTCTCCTACAGTACTTGATATAACAG ctgAAGATCCATCTGAAAACTATGTGAAGCTCAGAGACTTTGTTCATGTAAAGCTCTGTCAAgatttactttgcttttccccaggaaaatTAATGCAGGGTTTCAGTCAAGAAATGGTGATGGAAGCTCaacaaaaacttaaaataaataag CAACACACAAGACGAGTTTATGAAATTCTCCGATTGCGTGCAACAGATATGGGTGATGCAGAACAGTCCAGAAGCTATCGGTTGGACATTAAAAGAAGACTGATTGGCCCCTACAAG AAAAAGCAGCGAGAACTTGCCAAGATGAGAAGGTGTCTAAGACCAGAGGAGCTGACGAATCAGTTGAACCAAATAGACCTAAACATGCAACATGAACAGCTAGAAGAGAGCTTCCAGCAACTTGTTTCAGATTACAGGAGAGTCCTAGAACGACTCGCACAAGCATGA
- the HAT1 gene encoding histone acetyltransferase type B catalytic subunit isoform X3 yields the protein MAGLMPVEKKLAEYKCNTNEAIQLKLVRFPEDLEDENTTFNPEFSHQVFGDNEVAFGYKGLKILLYYIAGNLSTLFRIEYTSKVNEKFDCVEADDVESKIREIIPPGFCTNTDDFVSLLEKEVNFKPFGMLLHTYSVHNEEAGEDITYQIYKADMTCPGFREYHERLQTFLMWFIETASFIDVDDERWNYFLVFEKYNKDGATLFATVGYMTVYNYYVYPDKTRPRVSQMLILPPFQGEGHGAQLLETVHRYYMSSPTVLDITAEDPSENYVKLRDFVHVKLCQDLLCFSPGKLMQGFSQEMVMEAQQKLKINKQHTRRVYEILRLRATDMGDAEQSRSYRLDIKRRLIGPYKD from the exons ATGGCGG GCCTTATGCCTGTGGAGAAGAAGCTGGCTGAATACAAGTGTAATACAAATGAAGCAATTCAGCTGAAATtag ttcgCTTTCCTGAGGATTTGGAGGATGAAAACACAACATTTAATCCAGAATTTAGCCATCAAGTGTTTGGAGACAA tgAGGTTGCCTTTGGCTACAAGGGACTGAAGATCCTCTTGTACTATATCGCTGGTAACCTGTCAACGCTCTTCCGCATCGAGTATACGTCTAAAGTTAATGAAAAGTTTGACTGTGTGGAG GCAGATGATGTGGAAAGTAAAATTAGAGAAATCATTCCTCCTGGTTTTTGCACAAACACAGATGACTTTGTGTCACTGCTGGAGAAAGAGGTCAACTTCAAGCCCTTTGGAATGCTGCTACACACATATTCTGTCCATAAtgaggaagctggtgaagataTAACATATCAGATATACAAG GCTGACATGACATGTCCAGGCTTTCGAGAATATCATGAAAGGCTTCAGACGTTCTTGATGTGGTTTATTGAAACTGCTAGCTTTATTGATGTAGATGATGAAAGATGGAACTACTTTCTAGT ATTTGAGAAGTATAATAAGGATGGAGCTACGCTCTTTGCGACCGTAGGCTACATGACAGTCTATAATTACTATGTGTACCCAGACAAAACCCGGCCACGTGTAAG CCAGATGCTGATCTTGCCACCGTTCCAAGGAGAAGGCCATGGTGCTCAGCTTCTTGAAACAGTTCATAGATACTATATGTCTTCTCCTACAGTACTTGATATAACAG ctgAAGATCCATCTGAAAACTATGTGAAGCTCAGAGACTTTGTTCATGTAAAGCTCTGTCAAgatttactttgcttttccccaggaaaatTAATGCAGGGTTTCAGTCAAGAAATGGTGATGGAAGCTCaacaaaaacttaaaataaataag CAACACACAAGACGAGTTTATGAAATTCTCCGATTGCGTGCAACAGATATGGGTGATGCAGAACAGTCCAGAAGCTATCGGTTGGACATTAAAAGAAGACTGATTGGCCCCTACAAG GATTAG